One Syntrophorhabdaceae bacterium genomic window, CAACTCTCCAGATATTTGAATAACTCAAGCATCGACCTGGCAAAAGACATCGCGTCCGCGCTGAATTCGCTAAGAGAGGTCAGAAACGACGCTGATTATAATTTACAGACCCGGAACTTCGATGCCCTTAATTGTAAATTGCACTGTACAAAAGCGGAGAACTCACTCGGCCGCTTTGATAACGTTGACCTGACAAAGCTGGTCGACAATATACGTTCTTATGCGCGGTCTGTGAGAGAACCGGGGATATAACCGTCATCGATCACAAAGTACGAGCCAAGTCACTATGGCGGTGAAACCTTTACTGGACAATGGAGAAAGCGCCCTGAGGATAATTCTTACAAAACCTCAGGGAAATATCAACACAATTATGGGCAGGAGTTACTTCACCAACTGCAACTCACATCAACTATCGTCTTCCCTTCAGGAATATAATCAGTCTTCAGCTGTTTGCAGATGATGACCCCGGCCATCCATTTGTATCTTTCTTTTGCACTCAACTACATTATGTGCTATCTTATGTAAACTGTATATACGCGGAGGTTGTCGTGTTTGCCAATTTGATCGATGATTTCACAGCGCGTGGACGATCTTTTTTCACTCTGAAGGACATTCAGGGGGAGCTCCACGATTCTTCTGTCATCGCACTCAAGGCTGCAATCGGGCGTCTGCGCACGAAAGGCAGAATCGCCATGCCATACAGAGGTTTTTATGTCATTGTTCCCCCTGAACATCGTGATGCGGGTTGCCTGCCGGCTGAAGAGTTTATCCCCGACCTTATGAAACACCTTGGGGAACCCTATTATGCAAGCCTGCTGACCGCCGCGGAATACTACGGTGCCGCCCACCAGCGGCCCCAGGTGTTCCAGGTGATGGCATCAAAAGCAAGACGGCAGATCCACTGTGGTAAGGTGCGGGTCTGGTTCACTTTCCGGGAAAACCTGAGTGACATTCCTACCCGTTCGAGAAATACCCGCACAGGCGTCATGAGGATATCCACAC contains:
- a CDS encoding type IV toxin-antitoxin system AbiEi family antitoxin, yielding MFANLIDDFTARGRSFFTLKDIQGELHDSSVIALKAAIGRLRTKGRIAMPYRGFYVIVPPEHRDAGCLPAEEFIPDLMKHLGEPYYASLLTAAEYYGAAHQRPQVFQVMASKARRQIHCGKVRVWFTFRENLSDIPTRSRNTRTGVMRISTPEATALDLVGYYRHCGGLGNVATVLSELVKDIDAERLIEAAGHFPVAWTQRLGYLLDMADAKDVADRLAEYIIEKNPNRKLLAPWGTIKGAKSSSRWRILVNTDVEADEV